A DNA window from Flavisolibacter ginsenosidimutans contains the following coding sequences:
- a CDS encoding formylglycine-generating enzyme family protein — translation MTKKIACWLCCLLFFGTGWGQQESGKSQPAKNNADTAAIQVIDVLFATNDDCDLYINGEAKGSVLKTDFRYLKLAPGDYRYRVKSKTTGDELSDVFTVSEEGTNEVFLDMLYVIDEKAAERTRLQNAGFPLDTATQNKNFAGTKARRTVLTKEEAQKETVNFLLSNAVLIKGGSFTMGNNRAPARDEAEHSVTLSPFYFSKFEVTQHQWQSIMGYNPSANKGCETCPVENVSWEDAVRFVRRLDSLSNRKFRLPTEAEWEYVARTGGKDEIDKAGGQEAYIKKTAWYFSNAQSKPHPVGRREPNAAGIYDMTGNVSEWCSDWYSPGFYKVERSRLNPAGPVTGKEKVIRGGNFKDYVGDHFRPSFRNKRTPASKSNEVGFRVVLSLSE, via the coding sequence ATGACGAAAAAAATAGCCTGTTGGTTATGCTGCCTGCTTTTTTTTGGTACGGGCTGGGGGCAGCAGGAAAGTGGAAAAAGTCAGCCAGCAAAAAACAATGCCGATACCGCAGCAATACAAGTGATTGACGTGCTTTTCGCCACCAACGATGATTGCGATTTGTACATCAACGGAGAAGCCAAAGGTTCTGTTCTCAAAACGGATTTCCGCTATTTGAAACTGGCGCCGGGCGACTATCGCTACCGGGTAAAAAGCAAGACTACAGGCGACGAATTAAGCGATGTTTTTACGGTTTCGGAAGAGGGAACAAACGAGGTGTTTCTGGACATGTTGTATGTAATTGATGAAAAGGCTGCCGAACGGACGCGTTTGCAAAATGCAGGCTTCCCTTTGGATACGGCAACTCAAAACAAAAATTTCGCAGGCACAAAGGCAAGACGAACGGTGCTGACCAAAGAAGAAGCGCAAAAAGAAACCGTCAATTTTCTACTTAGCAACGCGGTGCTTATTAAAGGCGGAAGTTTTACGATGGGCAATAACCGTGCGCCTGCACGCGACGAAGCCGAACATTCCGTAACGCTTAGTCCTTTTTATTTTAGCAAATTTGAAGTGACGCAGCACCAATGGCAAAGCATCATGGGGTACAACCCAAGTGCGAACAAAGGCTGTGAAACCTGCCCCGTGGAGAATGTAAGTTGGGAAGATGCTGTGCGCTTCGTTCGCAGGCTCGATTCATTGAGCAACCGGAAATTCCGCCTGCCTACCGAAGCCGAATGGGAGTATGTGGCCCGCACCGGCGGCAAAGATGAAATTGACAAAGCCGGCGGGCAGGAAGCCTACATAAAAAAAACAGCCTGGTATTTTTCCAATGCCCAAAGCAAACCGCACCCGGTGGGAAGACGGGAACCCAATGCGGCTGGCATTTACGATATGACGGGCAACGTTTCAGAATGGTGTTCGGATTGGTACAGTCCGGGTTTTTATAAAGTAGAACGCAGCCGGCTTAATCCCGCGGGGCCGGTCACAGGCAAGGAGAAAGTGATTCGCGGCGGCAATTTTAAAGATTACGTTGGCGACCACTTTCGACCCTCGTTCCGCAACAAGCGAACGCCCGCCAGCAAAAGCAACGAAGTGGGCTTCCGGGTAGTCTTGAGTTTGAGCGAATAA